The genomic interval CCCAGGCCGCCGCCTACGAGGCCGCCCTCTCCGACGGCGACTTCACGCTCGCGGTCGGCTCCTCCAACGGCTCGGACGCCTACCAGGGGTACGCGAACCTGCTCTCGAGCGAGTACTACCAGCCCGTCGGGAAGACCAGCCAGAACAACCGCATCCGCTTCCGCGACGAGGAGGTCGACGACCTCCTGCGCCGCTACCGCGAGAGCGTCGACGAGGACGAGCAGACCGAGATCATCCACGGTCTCGAGCAGGCCTTCTACGAGAAGATCCCGATCGTCTCCCTCTACTACGGCGGCCTCTGGGGGCTGTACAACGACGGCCGGTTCACCGGCTGGCCCGACGCCGAGGACCCGTACACCGCGCCGCAGACGTACGGCTCCTCCCCCCTGAAGGTCCTCACCCGGCTGCGCCGCGCGGGGAAGGAGAGCGCGTCATGAGATACGTGCTGAACAAGCTCGGCCTGTTCGCCCTCACCCTGTGGGCGGCGGTCACCCTGAACTTCCTGCTGCCGCGCCTGATGCCCGGCTCCCCGGCCGACGCCGCGATCGCCCGGCTCGCCCAGAACGGCCCGGTCTCCGAGGAGACCCGAGCGGCCGTCGAGGCCCAGCTGGGAGTGCCGGACGGCAGCCTGCTCGCCCAGTACTGGGCGTACCTGGGGCAGGTCGTGCGCCTCGACTTCGGCGTGTCCTACGCGTTCTACCCGGAGCCGGTGAGCGGGCTCATCGGCCGCGCCCTGCCCTACACGCTGATCCTGGTGGGCGCGGTGACCGTGCTGGCCTTCGTGCTGGGCACCCTGCTGGGCGTGATGGCCGCATGGAAGCGGGGCACCTGGATGGACGCCCTGCCCACCGTGGGAGGCAGCTTCATCAACACCTTCCCCTACTTCTGGACCTCGCTGCTGCTGCTGTTCTTCCTCGGGTACATCGCCCACCTGTTCCCGACCTCGGGCGCGTATTCGGCGACCACCACCCCGCAGCTCAGCGGCTCCTTCGTCGTCGACGCGCTCTACCACGCGGCGCTGCCGGCGCTCACCCTGCTGGTGACGTCGCTGGGCGGCTGGATCATCGGCATGCGCAACGCCATGATCAACACGCTCGGCGAGGACTACGTGACCTTCGCCGAGGCCAACGGGATCGGCGGGCGCACCGTCGCCCTGCGCTACGCCGCCCGCAACGCGATCCTGCCCAACCTCACGGGCTTCGGGATGGCCCTCGGCGGGGTCGTCGGCGGCTCGATCCTCGTCGAGCAGGTCTTCGGCTACCCCGGCATCGGGTTCCTGCTGTTCAACGCCGTGATCGGCCAGGACTACCCGCTCATGCAGGCGCTCTTCCTCATGATCACCGTGAGCGTGCTGGTGGCGAACCTGCTCGTGGACATCCTCTACGGCGCCCTCGACCCAAGGACCAGGCGATGAACCGCAGACCAGAGACCGCACCAGGCGCAGCCCCCACGACCGAGCGGCGGATCCACCCGGGGCTGCGCGCCCTGGCGTCCTCGGCCCGCACGGTGTGGGGCAATCGCAAGGCCCGCATCGGCCTGATCGTCATCGGCATCCTGCTGCTGGTGGCGCTGTTCGCGCCGCTGCTCGCCCCCTACGGCCCCACCGACAACTCCTTCGACCGCAGCCAGGACGCCTCGCTCCAGCACTGGCTGGGCACCACGGCCGCCGGGGAGGACGTGCTCAGCCAGCTGATCTTCGGCGCGCGCATCAGCGTGCTGGTGGGCTTCGGCGCCGGCTTCATCTCGACCCTGATCGCCGTGATCGTGGGGCTCACCTGGGGGTACCTGACGGGCTTCGCGGCCGACGCGATCAACTTCCTCGTCAACCTGTTCCTCGTGATCCCGGGGATGCCGCTGATGATCGTGGTCGCGACCTATCTCAGCAACGGCGGCATCTCGGTGATCATCGTGGTCATCGCGATCACCGGCTGGGCCTGGGGCGCACGCGTGCTGCGCAGCCAGACCGCGACCCTGCGCTCGCGGGACTTCGTGCAGTCCGCCCGGTTCTCCGGCGAGCGGGCGGGCCGGATCATCTTCCGCGAGATCCTGCCCAACATGACCTCTCTGATCACGGGCTCCTTCTTCGGGGCGGCGACCGCCGCGATCCTCGCCGAGGCGGGCCTCGAGTTCCTGGGCCTCGGGGACTCCTCGGTGGTCAGCTGGGGAACGATGATCTATTGGGCGCAGAACTCCAACGCGCTGCTCACCGGGCAGTGGGCGCTGCTGTTCGCCCCCGGTCTGTGCATCGCCCTCATGGCCACGTCGCTCACGCTCATCAACTTCGGCGTGGACGGCATCAGCAACCCGCGGCTGCGGGAAGGGAGCACCGGACGATGACCAGCACCCAGACCTCCGCCGCGCGGGACTCCGCGGCCGACGGTCCGATCCTCGCGGTCCAGGACCTCTCCGTCGTCTACGAGCCCGTCGGCGCCTCCCCCACCCATGCGGTGCGGGAGGTGAGCCTCGAGGTCTCCCGCGGGGAGTTCGTCGGGCTCGTCGGCGAGTCCGGATCGGGCAAGTCCACGCTCGGCTTCGCGATCACGGGGCTCGCCTCGGCGCCCGCGCGGATCGAGGGCGGGCGCATCGTCTTCGCGGGCCGCGACATCGCCACCATGGACCACGAGTCGCTGCGCGCCCAGCGCCAGGGCGGCTTCGCGATGGTGCTGCAGTCCGGCATGAACGCGCTGAACCCTGTGCGGACGATCCGCAAGCACTTCCACGAAATCTTCGCCGCCCACGGGCACGTGCCCCGGGCACGGCGCGATGCCCGCGCCGCGGAGCTCGTGGGCAAGGTGTCCCTGGGGCCCGACGTGCTGGACCGCTATCCCGACCAGCTCTCCGGCGGCATGCGCCAGCGCGTGACGATCGCGCTCGCGCTCTCGTTGGAACCGCAGCTGATGGTGTTCGACGAGCCCACGACGGCGCTCGACGTGCTGGTCCAGCACGCCGTCATGGACACCATCCGCGAGCTGCAGGCCAGCGAGGGCTTCACGGCGATCCTCATCAGCCACGACCTGGGCGTGGTGCTCGAATCGGCGCACCGCGTGCTCGTCATGCACGACGGCCGGATCGTCGAGGACGCCTCGAGCACCGACATCCTCACCCGTCCCCGGCACGAGTACACGCGGATGCTGCTCTCCCACTACGCGGACCCGCGGGCCGAGGTCGTGAGCCTGCCCGGTCTCGAGGACCGCGCGGTGCTGCCCGCGGATCGGGCCGATGGGGACTCGGAGCCGACCCGCGCGCCAGTCCCGTCGGCGGCACCAGTCCCGTCGGCAGCATCGGCAGGACCTGAGCTGCGCGTGCGCGGCGTGAGCAAGGCCTATGCGCCCCCGCGGCGCGGCCTGCCGCCCGTGCGCGCCGTCCAGGACGTCTCCTTCACGCTCGCGCCGGGCGGGGCGACGGCCCTCGTCGGCCAGTCCGGAAGCGGCAAGTCCACCCTCGCGAAGCTCATCACCGGCATCGAGCGGCCCACCGAGGGCACCATCGAGATCGGCGACGTGTCCGTGGGCGACCTGCCCAGGCGCCGGCTGCGGGACCTCCGCCGCACGGTGCAGATGGTCTTCCAGGATCCGTACACGGCCCTGAACCCGCTGAGCACGGTCGAGTACACGCTCTCGCGGGCCGTCGCGAACCTCACCGACGTGCGCCGCGACGGCGTGCGGCGCCGGGTGCGCGAGCTGCTGGAGACGGTGGGGCTGACGCCGGTCGAGCAGTACCTGACCAAACTCCCCCACCAGCTCTCGGGCGGGCAGCGCCAGCGGGTCGTGATCGCCCGGGCGCTCGCCTGCGACCCCCGCGTGATCATCGCCGACGAGCCCGTCTCGATGCTCGACGTGTCGCTGCGCGCCGGGGTGCTCTCACTGCTGCGCGAGCTGCGGGAGACCACCGGCGTCTCCCTGCTGTACATCACGCACGACCTGCTCAGCGCCCGTCTCGTGACCGACGAGATCATCGTGCTGCACGAGGGCCGGATCGCCGAGGACGGCCCGACGGCCCAGGTCATGCGGGCCCCGCGCGACGAGTACACGATCCGTCTGCTCGACGCGATCCCCGATCCCCGCCGGGCGCTCAGCGCCTGAGACGACCCACCACGAAGGAGCCCCATGTCCACCCTCCGCTTCCCCGACGGCTTCCGCTGGGGCGCCGCGACCGCCGCCCACCAGATCGAGGGCAACAACGTGAACTCGAACTGGTGGGAGCTCGAGCACCGGCCCGGCTCCCCGGTCGTGGAGCCCAGCAACGACGCGGCGGACAGCTACCACCGCTTCGCCGAGGACATCGCCCTGCTCGCGGACGCCGGCCTGAACGCCTACCGCTTCAGCATCGAGTGGGCGCGCATCGAGCCCGAGCGCGGCGTGGTCTCCCGGGCCGAGCTCGCCCACTACCGGCGGATGATCCAGGCCTGCCTCGACCACGGCGTCGAGCCCATCGTCACCCTCATGCACTTCACGGTGCCGCGCTGGTTCGAGCGCGACGGCTTCTGGCGGGCCGACGACGCCCCCGAGCTGTTCGCCCGCTACACGGAGAGCGTGCTCGGGATCCTCGACGGGGTGCGCGTGGTGTGCACGATCAACGAGCCGAACATCGCGGCGATGCTCGCGGGCGGCGAGGACGCGAAGAACCTGGTCGCGCACGGCCTGCCGTTCCCCGACCTGCACGTGGCCGATCAGCTGCTGGCCTCCCACCGCCGCTCCCGCGAGGTGCTCTCCGCGCTGCCGGGCGTGCAGTCGGGCTGGACGATCGCCACCCAGGCCTTCCACGCGAGCGACGAGGAGGGGAGCGAGCAGGCGCTGCTGGAGTACGGGCATCCGCGCGACTTCTGGTACCTCGAGAACTCCGCGGGGGACGACTTCCTGGGCGTGCAGGCCTACACCCGCACCTTCATCGGCCCGGAGGGCCCGCTCCCCGTCGCCGACGGGGTCGAGACCACGCTGACCGGATGGGAGTACTTCCCGCCGGCGGCGGAGCTGGGACTGCGCAGCGCCTGGGAGCTGAGCGGCCACGTGCCGCTGATGATCACCGAGAACGGCATCGCGACCGCCGACGACGCCCGCCGCATCGACTACACGCGCGGCGCCCTCGAGGGCGTGCACCGGGCGATCGCCGACGGCATCGACGTGCGCGGCTACCTGCACTGGTCGCTGCTGGACAACTTCGAGTGGGCGAGCGGGTATCGGCCGACGTTCGGGCTGGTGGGCTGGGACCCGCAGACCTTCGAGCGCCGACCGAAGCCGAGCCTCGCGTGGCTCGGCGACATCGCGCGGCACGGCGCGCTGGAGACGGAGACCTCCGCGGCGGAGTGAGCATCGGACCAGATGGTGCGCGACGCGCGGATCGGCTGGCGCTCAGTCCACAGTCCTCAGTCCTCGGACCAGCCGGCCCGCGACGCTCAGACCAGCTGGTCCTCGCCCGGGCGATCGGGCGTCTGCGCCGAGGCCGAGGCGGCGGCCTTCCGAGACTTGGCCCGCTTGCGCAGGGCCTCGATGAGCATCGGCACCACGGAGACGAACACGAGGGCGAGCACGGCGATCTCGAGGTTCTCGCGGATGAACGTGACGCTGCCCAGCGCGTAGCCGAGCATCGTGATGAGCACGACCCAGAGCACGGCGCCGACGGCGGACCAGGTGTAGAAGATGCGCCGCTGCATCTGGCCGACGCCGGCGACGACGGTGATGAAGGTGCGCACGATCGGGACGAAGCGGCCCAGCACCAGGGCTCGTCGGCCGTAGCGGTCGAAGAACTCGATGGTGCGGTCGAAGTAGCGGCGCTTGAGGAAGCGGCCGTCGCGCTCGTAGAGCTTCCCGCCCAGGCCGCGACCGATCTCGTACCCCACGACGTTGCCGGCGAAGGCGGCGACGCACAGGGTCAGCAGGGACAGCGCGAGCGGGACGCCGAGACCGCCGCCGTGGGAGAACATGCCGACGGCGAAGAGCAGGGAGTCGCCGGGAAGGATCGGGAAGAACAGTCCGCACTCGATGAAGACGATCGCGTGGGCGACCCACCAGAAAGCGGCGCCGAAGCGCTCCAGCAGCTGCGTGGGGTCCATCAGCATGTGCAGCAGGTCCATGGGGCCTCTTCCGTGGTCACGTCTCGTGGTCGTGTCGATGTCGGGGCGCGGTGCGCGGGATGCCGGTGCGCCCGGCGCGGGCGTCGCGCGCCGCGCGGGGCGGGTTGCGCGCGACGGGACGCGCGCGGACACCACGTCCATCTTCCGCCACGGTGTCCGATTCTGCGAGCGCTCGTGGTGCAGGCGTCATGCGAGGACTGTGCAGAAGCTGTGGGGGCGGGACGCGCGCACTCCGCGAGCGGGCCCTCGCACGTGGCCGGGCTCGCACGGCCGCGCCCTGATGGACATGCCGCACGCCGGATAGATTGTTCCCGCTCCGCGTCATCAGGCATCGCCCCGCGCCGCCGGACCGCACTCGCCCCGCCCAGGAAGGCCCCCATGATCGAGATCCTCAGCCCCTCCGAGATCACCCGCGCCCGCGCGACCGGGGCGCTCGTCGGCCGCATCCTCCAGACCATGCGCGAGCGCACCCAGGTGGGGACGAACCTGCTGGAGATCGACGAGTGGACGAAGGACATGATCCTCGAGGCCGGCGCGAAGTCCTGCTACGTCGACTACGCGCCCTCCTTCGGCGACGGCCCCTTCGGCCACTGGATCTGCACCTCGGTCAACGACGCCGTGCTGCACGGGATGCCCCGCGATCAGGTCCTCGCCGACGGCGACCTGCTCACCCTCGATCTCGCCGTGATCCTCGACGGCATCGCGTCCGACGCCGCGATCAGCTTCGTGGTCGGCCAGGAGCGCGACCCCGAGGACACCGCCCTCATCGAGACCACCCGGCGGGCCCTCGCGGCGGGCATCGAGGCCGCCGGCCCGGATGCGCGACTGGGCGACGTCTCGCACGCCATCGGCCAGGTGCTCTCCGTCGCCGGGTACCCGATCAACATGGACTTCGGCGGCCACGGCATCGGCACCACGATGCACCAGGACCCGCACGTCGCCAACGACGGCCGCCCCGGCCGCGGGCTGCGCCTGCGCCCCGGGATGCTGCTCGCGCTCGAGCCCTGGATCATGGTCGACACCGACGAGCTGGTCACCGATCCCGAGGACGGCTGGACCCTGCGCAGCGTGACCGGCGCGCGCACCGCCCACATCGAGCACACGATCGCGATCACCGCGGACGGCGCCGAGATCATGACCCTCGCGCCCGGCGCCAGCAGCTGACCTGCTCGCGGGGCCGACGTCCCTGGAGGGCGGCGGCTCCGCTGCGCGGCGGCGCGCACTACGCTGAAGCGCGTGATGACGACGCCGTCCCCACCGCTCTCCCCAACGCCCGCCGAGCACAGTCCCAGCCGCGACATCGGCCCCGCTCGCGACCTCGAGACCCTCCGCCCGCGGATCCCGCTGCCGGACCTCTGGCGGGCCGACTGGATCACCGCCTCTCCGTGGGCCGCGGATCCGCATGCGGCCCCGATCTTCCGCCGGGCATGGGAGCTTCCCTCCCCCGTCGCCCGCGCGACGCTGCACGTCTCCGGGCTCGGCACCGTGCTGGCCTGGGTCAACGGCCACCCGGCGAGCGAGCAGCGTCTCGCCCCGGGGCTCACGAACGCCTCGGTCGCCGCCCGCGCGGTGAGCTGGGACGTGACCGCGCAGGCGGCGGGGTCGACGCGGGTCTGCCTCGCCGCGGAACTCGGACGAGGCTTCTTCGACCTGCACTCGCCCGAGGTCTGGATGTGGTCGGAGGCGCCCTGGCGCGAGGCCCCTCGCGTGACCGCCGAGCTCCACGTGACCTGCGAGGACGGCTGCGAGCACGTCCTGGTCACCGACGAGACGTGGCGCTGCGCGACCGGCGGGCTGCGCTTCGACAGCCTGTACGAGGGCGAGACCTGGGACGAGGCCCTCGAGCCCCATGGCTGGCGGGAGCCCGGCTTCGAGGACGCCGATGGCCACGACACTCGCGCCTCCTCGCGGTGGGCGCCCGTCACGGTGCTCGCCCCCGATCCCGGCCCGTCGGCCGCGCTGCCCCGTCCGCGCGCCGCCCGCGAGATCCCGACCACCGGGCTGCCTCTGCGCGAGGCCATGGCAGAGCCGATCCTCGTGCAGGGGACCCTGCTGCCCACCTGGACGGACCTCGGCGACGGACGCTTCGTCGGCGACCTGGGACGCGTCGTCGCCGGCTGGACCCGTCTCGAGCCGCTCACGGACGAGCGCCTCGAGGTCACCCTCGTCCACGGCGAGCGCCTCGCGGACGACGGCTCCGTGATCGCCGAGAACGCCTTCATCCCCACCGGCCGCTTCCAGCGCGACGACGTGGCGCTCGAGGGCCGACCCTTCGAGTCCCACCACACCTACAAGGGGTTCCGGTACGTCGAGGTGCGGGGCGCCGTGCCGGGCCGGGACGCGGAGATCCTGGGCCGCGCCGCCTGGGCCGACGTGCCGCTCGTCGGCGGCACGGAGACCTCGGACCCGACCCTCGCGTGGCTCGAGGAGGCCTTCATCGCGACCGTGCGCGCGAACCTGCACTGGGTGCTCACCGACACCCCGACCTACGAGAAGAACGGCTGGACGGGCGATGCGCAGGTGGCTCTGCCGGCCCTGCTCACCCGCTTCGACCTGCGACGCTTCCTCACCAGCTGGCTCGACGACTTCCTCGACGCGCAGCGCGAGGACGGCTCGCTGCCCGTGATCGTGCCGTCGGCCGGATGGGGCTACGGCGACGGACAGTGCGCGCCCGCGCCCGAGTGGACGACGCTGTACCCGGTGCTCGTGGACGCGCTCGAGGGCGAGTACGGCCTGGACCTGTGGCCGATCCACGGCGAGGCCGTCGAGGACTACCTGGACTTCGAGCTGGCACGGCTCGACGCGGACGGCCTCGCGGTCGGGATCCTGGGCGACTACCTCTCCCCCGGGGCCGACGGCCCTCCGCCCGAGGACGTGCGCCTGGAGTCCTCCCTGATGCTGCACCGGGCACTGGACGTGATCGCGCGCGCGGGCCGCAGCATCCATCGCGAGCGCTATGCCCGCGCCCGCGACGAGCTCGCCGCGCACGTGCTGCGCGTCTTCTTCGACGCCGAGCGCTCGGTGTTCGCCTCGGCGCCTCTGCACGGGAACCCCCACCTCGCCGACGGTGACGGGGCCGGGAACTCCGCCCCGCCGGAATCGCCTGCCCACTCGGACCCGGGTGCTCCCACGGACCCGGGCTTCCGCCAGACCCCGCAGATCCAGGCCCTGGCCTCCGGGATCGTCCCCGCCGGGCACGTCGACGCGGTCCGCAGGCATCTTGTCGAGGACATCCGCGCGCGCGGCGACCACCACGACGCCGGCTGCCTGGGCATGGCGCATCTGGGCGGTGTGCTCGTGCAGGCGGGTCGTGCGGACCTGGCGCTCGCGGTCGCCCGCAACCCTGCGCCGCCCAGCTGGGAGAGCTGGCGCCTCGCGGGCCATCGCACCCTGCTGGAGATGTGGGTCGAGCCCGTGCGCTCGCGCGCCCACTACTTCATGGGCGCCGGCGTGGACTTCGTGGCCCGTGACCTGGTGGGCCTGCACCGGACCGCTCCGGACTGGGCGACCTTCGAGCTGCGGCCCGTCCTCGTCCCGGGGCTCGACCGACTCGCGGTCGAGCATCGCGGGATCCGGGCGGGCTGGGAGCAGGAGGCCGACGGGGATCTGCGCGGTGACGCGGATGGGGCCTCCGACCTGGACATCCCCTGTTCGAGGGTGCACCTCACGGTGCCCGACGGCTCCCGGGCGCTCGTGCACCTGCCGGACGGTCGCCGCCTCGAGGTCGGGCCGGGCGAGCACCGCTGGGAGCTGGGAGGCTGACCGGCAGGCGAACCTCCGGCCCGGCCACACGCCCTGGCCTCCCCTCACCCCGGCCTCCCCTCACCCCCGGCCGCGCACCCCGGAGACCAGGCGGCACACCCCGTAGATCACGAAGGAGATCGTGGTGATGAAGGGGCTGATGGGCACGGAGCTGCCCGCGGCCAGCAGCACGCCGCCCACGGAGGCGGCGAGCGCGAAGACGACCGACAGCAGCGTCACCCGCACGGGCGAGGCGCTCAGGCGCATCGCGGCCGCCGCCGGGGTGACCAGCAGCGAGAGCACGAGCAGCGCGCCGACGATCTGCACGGAGACGGCGACGGCCGCTCCCAGCAGCACCATGAACACGACCGAGAGCGCGCGCGTGGGCACGCCGCGGGCCTGGGCGGTGACGGGATCCGTGGAGGCGAACAGCAGGGGCCGCCAGATCACCAGCAGCCCTGCGGCGACGAGCGCGCAGATCACCAGCAGCGAGGTGATCTGCGGGTTGTCGATCGCGACGATCTGCCCGGTGAGCAGGCCGAACTTGTTCGAGGCGCGCCCGGAGTAGAGGGACAGGCTGAGGATGCCGAGCCCCAGCCCGAAGGGCATGAGCACCGCGGTCGCGGAGTTGCGGTCGCGCGCCCGGGATCCCAGCACGCCGATCACGAGCGCCGCGAGCATCGAGCCGATGAGCGAGCCGGGCACCACGCCCGCACCGAGCAGCAGCCCCACGGAGGCGCCGGCGAAGGACAGCTCGCTGATGCCGTGCACGGCGAAGGCCATGTCTCGCATCATCACGAACACGCCGATCAGCCCGCCCACGACCCCGAGGGCGACGCAGGCGATGATCGTGTTGCGCAGCAGCGGCAGCAGCTCCGCGTAGTCGGAGAAGTCGACGACCTCGGAGAGCATCCGGGGAAGCTGGTCGCTCATCGGGCGCCTCCCGCCTGTGCGTGGTCGTCGGCCGCGCGCGGGGCGAGCACGGCGTCGTCGTCATGGTGCTGGTGGTCGGGGACGCCCGCGACGAGGACGCGGCCGTGCAGGCGCAGCACGTCGACCTGGACGCCGTAGAGCTCGCTGAGGACGTCCGAGCGCAGCACCTCGTCGGGCGTGCCGATGCGGAAGCGCGACCCGGCGATGTAGAGGACGCGGTCCACGATGTCCAGGATCGGGTTCACGTCGTGGGTGACGAAGAGGACGCCCAGGTCGAGGCGGGTGCGGGCGTCGTCGACGAGGCGGGCGACCATCCGCTGGTGCGGGAGGTCGAGGGAGAGCAGCGGTTCGTCGCACAGCAGCAGGTCGGGGTCGGCCGCGAGGGCCTGCGCGATCCGCAGCCGCTGCTGCTCGCCGCCGGAGAGGCGGGAGACGGGGGCGCCGCCGTAGCGGCTCGCGCCGACCGCGGCGAGCAGCTCGTCGACCCTCTCGCGGGCCGCACGGCGCGGCAGGGACAGACCCCAGCGGTCGCCGTCGAGCCCCAGGCGCACCAGGTCACGGCCGCGCAGGGGGAGCCCGTCGTCGGCCAGGCGCTGCTGCGGCACGAGCCCGATGCGGCGGCTCCCGCGCCCCACGTCGCGGCCGAGCAGGCGGATGCTTCCCGCGCTCAGCGGCTCGAGGCCGAGGATCGCGCGCAGCAGTGTGGACTTGCCCGAGCCGTTCGCGCCGAGCACGGCGATGACCTCGCCGCGGCGCACGTCGAGGTCGACGTCCTGCCACAGCACGCGGTCGCCGAAGCGCTTGGTCGCCCCGCGCAGGGTGAGCAGGGGCGGTGCGGCGGAGATGTTGCCGTCCGTCACTTGCCCAGCGCGTCCTCGAGCGCGTCGAGGTTGGAGCTCATCCAGGCGACGTAGTCCTTGCCGTCGGGCAGGGTCTCGGTGACGCCGACAACGGGCACGTCCGCGTCCTCGGCGGCCTTCTTGACCTGCTCGGTCTGCGGTCCCGCGGTCTGCTCGTTGTAGGCGAGCAGGTCGACCTCGTGGTCGGCGAACAGGTCGAGGGTCTCCTTGAGCACGGAGGCGGAGACGTCGTCGCCCTCCTCGACGGCCTCGCTGAACTCCTCCGGGGTGCGGTTCGTGAGGCCGACGGCCTCGAGCATGTACAGCGGGACGGGCTCGGTGATGGCGACTCCCTTGCCCTTCGCGTTCGCGGAGAGGTCCTTCTCGCGGCCCTCGAGGTCCTCGATCGCGCTCGCGAGCTCCTTGCCGTTGGCCTCGAAGTCGGCCTTGCCCTCGGGGTGAACGCTGCTGAGGGCGCTGACGAGCTCGTCGATGACCTTGCGGACGGTCGGGAAGTCGTACCAGACGTGCTCGTTGAGCTCCTCGCCCTTCTCGGCCTTGTATCCGGAGATCGTGACGGCGTCGAGCACGGTGGCCGACGAGTTCCCGGCCGAGGAGAGCATGCGCGCGACGAAGTCGTCGTAGCCGCCGCCGTTCTCGAGGACGATCTGGGCCTTCTTCAGGGCGAGCTGGTTGCGGGTCGAGGCCTCGTACTCGTGGGGGTCGGCCTCGGGATCGGTGATCAAGGAGGTCACCTCGACGAGGTCGCCGCCGACCTGGGAGGCGATGTCTCCCCAGACGTTCGTCGAGGCGACGAGCGCGACGGCGGCTCCGCTGCCGCCCCCATCGGACCCCGATCCCGAGTCGGAGCCGGTTCCCGAGCCCGAGCCGGAGTCGTTCCCGCTCGAGCAGGCGGCGAGGGTGGTCGCGGCGAGGGCCGACGGCAGGGCGAGGAGCAGGGAGCGACGCTTCATGGGGTGTCCTTCTCAGGGGCGAGGGCGGTGCGCGCGGGGCACCGACTGACACGCTCACGATAATCGTTCGCATTAAAGGTCGACGACACGGACCGCCGAATGTGGCGCACAGAACGCGACGGCTCGGCCGGGCCGCCCGCCGTCAGTCGCCGGGGACGTCCCTCTCGAGCTCGGCGAGCCAGGCGCGGCCGCTCACGTCCGAGGGCATCCGCCAGTCGCCGCGCGGGGACAGCGAGCCGCCTGCGAGGACCTTCGGGCCGTTGGGCACCGCGGAGCGCTTGAACTGGTTGCTGAAGAAGCGGCGGACGAACACCGTCAGCCAGTGCTTGATCTCCGCGCGCGTGAAGGCGCGGCGGTCCTCCTCGGGATAGCCGACGGGCCATTCGCCCGCCTCGATGTCGCCCCAGGCTTGATGGGCGAGGTAGGCGATCTTCCCGGGCCCGTATCCGCGGCGCAGCATGTGGTAGAGCGTGAAGTCGTGCAGGGCGTAGGGGCCGATGGAGTCCTCGGTGGACTGCGCCTTCTGCCCCTCCGCGTGCGGGATCAGCTCGGGGGTGATCTCGGTGTCGAGCACCGCCTGCAGGACCTCGCCGGTGTGCTCGTCGAAGATGCCCTCGCGGATGACCCAGCGGATGAGGTGCTGCATGAGGGTCTTGGGGACGCCCGAGTTCACCGTGTAGTGGCTCATCTGGTCCCCCACCCCGTAGGTGCACCAGCCCAGGGCGAGCTCCGAGAGGTCGCCGGTGCCCACCACGATGCCGCCGTGGTGGTTGGCCAGGCGGAACAGGTAGTCGTAGCGCATGCCGGCCTGGACGTTCTCGAAGGTCACGTCGTACACGGGCTCGCCGTCGCCCGCGGGATGGCCCATGTCCTTGAGCATCTGGGTGCAGGCGGGGCGGATGTCGATCGTCTCGAAGCTCGCGCCGAGGGCCTCTGCCAGCAGCTCGGCGTTGGAGCGGGTGCGCTCGGTGGTCGCGAAGCCCGGCATCGTGTACGCGAGGATCTCGGAGCGGTCGCGTCCCAGCAGGTCCATCGCCCGCGCGCACACGATGAGCGCGTGCGTGGAGTCCAGGCCGCCGGAGACGCCGATGACCGGCTTGGTGCCGCCGGCCTTGTCGCCGCCGATGGCGCGCAGGCGCTGGACGAGCC from Brachybacterium kimchii carries:
- the map gene encoding type I methionyl aminopeptidase; amino-acid sequence: MIEILSPSEITRARATGALVGRILQTMRERTQVGTNLLEIDEWTKDMILEAGAKSCYVDYAPSFGDGPFGHWICTSVNDAVLHGMPRDQVLADGDLLTLDLAVILDGIASDAAISFVVGQERDPEDTALIETTRRALAAGIEAAGPDARLGDVSHAIGQVLSVAGYPINMDFGGHGIGTTMHQDPHVANDGRPGRGLRLRPGMLLALEPWIMVDTDELVTDPEDGWTLRSVTGARTAHIEHTIAITADGAEIMTLAPGASS
- a CDS encoding ABC transporter permease, with product MNRRPETAPGAAPTTERRIHPGLRALASSARTVWGNRKARIGLIVIGILLLVALFAPLLAPYGPTDNSFDRSQDASLQHWLGTTAAGEDVLSQLIFGARISVLVGFGAGFISTLIAVIVGLTWGYLTGFAADAINFLVNLFLVIPGMPLMIVVATYLSNGGISVIIVVIAITGWAWGARVLRSQTATLRSRDFVQSARFSGERAGRIIFREILPNMTSLITGSFFGAATAAILAEAGLEFLGLGDSSVVSWGTMIYWAQNSNALLTGQWALLFAPGLCIALMATSLTLINFGVDGISNPRLREGSTGR
- a CDS encoding ABC transporter permease, whose amino-acid sequence is MRYVLNKLGLFALTLWAAVTLNFLLPRLMPGSPADAAIARLAQNGPVSEETRAAVEAQLGVPDGSLLAQYWAYLGQVVRLDFGVSYAFYPEPVSGLIGRALPYTLILVGAVTVLAFVLGTLLGVMAAWKRGTWMDALPTVGGSFINTFPYFWTSLLLLFFLGYIAHLFPTSGAYSATTTPQLSGSFVVDALYHAALPALTLLVTSLGGWIIGMRNAMINTLGEDYVTFAEANGIGGRTVALRYAARNAILPNLTGFGMALGGVVGGSILVEQVFGYPGIGFLLFNAVIGQDYPLMQALFLMITVSVLVANLLVDILYGALDPRTRR
- a CDS encoding DedA family protein, which codes for MDLLHMLMDPTQLLERFGAAFWWVAHAIVFIECGLFFPILPGDSLLFAVGMFSHGGGLGVPLALSLLTLCVAAFAGNVVGYEIGRGLGGKLYERDGRFLKRRYFDRTIEFFDRYGRRALVLGRFVPIVRTFITVVAGVGQMQRRIFYTWSAVGAVLWVVLITMLGYALGSVTFIRENLEIAVLALVFVSVVPMLIEALRKRAKSRKAAASASAQTPDRPGEDQLV
- a CDS encoding glycoside hydrolase family 1 protein; the protein is MSTLRFPDGFRWGAATAAHQIEGNNVNSNWWELEHRPGSPVVEPSNDAADSYHRFAEDIALLADAGLNAYRFSIEWARIEPERGVVSRAELAHYRRMIQACLDHGVEPIVTLMHFTVPRWFERDGFWRADDAPELFARYTESVLGILDGVRVVCTINEPNIAAMLAGGEDAKNLVAHGLPFPDLHVADQLLASHRRSREVLSALPGVQSGWTIATQAFHASDEEGSEQALLEYGHPRDFWYLENSAGDDFLGVQAYTRTFIGPEGPLPVADGVETTLTGWEYFPPAAELGLRSAWELSGHVPLMITENGIATADDARRIDYTRGALEGVHRAIADGIDVRGYLHWSLLDNFEWASGYRPTFGLVGWDPQTFERRPKPSLAWLGDIARHGALETETSAAE
- a CDS encoding ABC transporter ATP-binding protein; the encoded protein is MTSTQTSAARDSAADGPILAVQDLSVVYEPVGASPTHAVREVSLEVSRGEFVGLVGESGSGKSTLGFAITGLASAPARIEGGRIVFAGRDIATMDHESLRAQRQGGFAMVLQSGMNALNPVRTIRKHFHEIFAAHGHVPRARRDARAAELVGKVSLGPDVLDRYPDQLSGGMRQRVTIALALSLEPQLMVFDEPTTALDVLVQHAVMDTIRELQASEGFTAILISHDLGVVLESAHRVLVMHDGRIVEDASSTDILTRPRHEYTRMLLSHYADPRAEVVSLPGLEDRAVLPADRADGDSEPTRAPVPSAAPVPSAASAGPELRVRGVSKAYAPPRRGLPPVRAVQDVSFTLAPGGATALVGQSGSGKSTLAKLITGIERPTEGTIEIGDVSVGDLPRRRLRDLRRTVQMVFQDPYTALNPLSTVEYTLSRAVANLTDVRRDGVRRRVRELLETVGLTPVEQYLTKLPHQLSGGQRQRVVIARALACDPRVIIADEPVSMLDVSLRAGVLSLLRELRETTGVSLLYITHDLLSARLVTDEIIVLHEGRIAEDGPTAQVMRAPRDEYTIRLLDAIPDPRRALSA